The DNA window ACACATCAGTGAGAAGGTTCCGGCTGAAAGCCTCGTAGAAACCCTCTGATCGGCGCCAACCTTGGAAGATGTTATCACTAGGATCGCACTCGACAAAGACATTGAGGCGCTCAACATCCACGCATTCCGAGAGACCGAGGGCCGGGTTAACAACCCATCCACGAGGCGGAGCATTCCATCCAGGACCAAGACGCAATTCGAGAGATGTAACGCATCGTCGCTGCTGCGGCTTCAACCTTGCCAGCAGAGGCTTCTTACTCTTGAAGTATTTGCCAGGATAGGTAGGAAATAGACGGAAAGTTCGTGTGCTGTAGAATGCGAAGGTCGCTTCATCATGAACCTGCTTGCAGACTCGCATGAGGCCGAGCTTCTTGTGTACGCGCTTATAATTGCCAGGTCCGAGATCTAGAAGTGTAGGAACATCGTCGAAGAAGTATGTGTAGATCTGAATGCGCACTTCGGCAGGTAAAGAGAGAAAATGAAACGGGTTCTTGGGAACTCGACGCTTCGTTCTAAAGGGAATCAGGGGTACGTCTAGAGTGAGGTCGGCGATGTTAAGTTTGTTTACATCCTCATCGGTAACAGCTGGTTCAGGCGCAGCATTCGCGGGAGGCGCTTTGCTGGATGACGGCATCACAATGCGTATGGAGCCCGTTGGCCGAGAGGCTGAGCTCTTGCTAGACCGTCGTGCCATGGTGGATGTAAGttgtgatgaggatgaaggaTTCGAGGTGGCGAAGAGGAGAATTTCTGTTCAAGATGAGGGGGACCGTGGATGCATGAATCACTGCTAGGTGATGATGATTAAGGACAGACAGACAATTGATTGCCTTGATTGCTGGTTCAATTTGCTGGAGTGAGGGTTGTCATGAGGTGTATCATGGTATGTATGTAGGTCGGTATCGATTGAGAAGAATCCGCTTTAGAAGGCGGCGCGAGCGACATCCATCGTTAGTGTCGGGTAGCTAATCGGAATAATCGCCGGGACTTGTATTGAACTGTGGCAAAGTATGAAAAAGTTATCTATCGTTCGAGAAGCGTCTGAAGAATGCTCTCGAAAAGAAATGAAGTTTATGTCTGAGGACTAGACATTAAATGACAATACAACTCTTGCTGTCGAATGTCGTTGTTATTTGAACACTGCCTTCAATCTCGAGTAGGGATTTGGGCGCGGGGCTTCATCGGGGCGTGACCGGAGAGATCTCACGTGATAGTTTGTGATAACGATATGACGACATTGACAGTGCACGGCTAATCCGCGGTGACAAAGCGTCAGAACGCTCCACTTTGGCTTGCAGAACCGTGCGATTTTTTTTCCACAGCCGACTGCGCGATGCTGGTTATGGCGGAGCATCAGACCAACTTCGTTAAGCTCTACTAGGCCATTGAAGTTTGACCCTTCACTTCACCACCCTCAAACCTCGAAAATCGCTCCAGTCCCAACGACCGAACCTCCTATCCTTCGAAATGTTGTCTAGAGTAGCCCAGGCTTCCCGCTTGGGCTTGATGACAGCTCGTCTGTCACAGCCCGTCGCATCTCCCTCTCTCCGAGCGATTCCCGCTACTGCTCCTCACTTTGCCTCGCCATGGCTCCGATCATACTCCAAGCGTTCATCCGGTCAACCGCCCAAAGATTCGAAACAGAAGCCTTCGAAAGCCCAAAATGATACTGAGGCCGCAAAGACGCCAGAGAAGCCCGCCGAGAATGACGTTAACAAGGCTAGCGAGCAATCGCCCGATGCTCCCAAAGAGGGGGAGCAAATACCTTTCCACAAGCTCCCCGACTTGACACAAGGTATTCCTTCAACACTTTTTGAGGAGATGGGAGgcgataagaagaaggagcaaCAGGCTCTTCAAGAATTGGAGGAGGCCGAATCCAAAGGTGGCGAGCGGGACCGCTCGGAATACGTCTCTACTTCTGAGCGAAACCGCAAGTGGTGGACAAGATTTATGCTTACTGCGACCGCTGCTGGTGGTACACTGAGTCTTCTATATATGGGCCGCAACTGGGAGGATAACATCGAAGCTGAGCGTCACTCTGATATTCCCAACGGCCCTGGTCCTGGATTGTGGTGGAAGCGTGCCAAGGCCCGTATGACCGAGTCCGTTACTTACTACCAGGAGCCCGCCTTCGAGAAGCTCTTGCCCGATCCCGACCCTACTTTCGAGCGCCCTTATACCCTCTGCTTGAGCTTGGACGACCTCCTCATCCACAGCGAGTGGACTCGTGAGCACGGTTGGAGAATCGCTAAGCGACCTGGTGTGGACTACTTTATTCGATACCTAAGCCAGTACTACGAGCTGGTTCTCTTTACTTCCACCCCCTACGCTACTGGTGAGCCTGTCATGAGGAAATTGGATCCTTTCCGCTTGATCTTGTGGCCCCTCTACCGAGAGGCTACCAAATTTGAGGATGGAGAGATCGTCAAGGTAAGAGACTCCCTCACTGTTACTCTGCCTGCGCTAACAACTCAGGACCTCTCCTATCTTAACCGTGACCTGTCCAAGGTAATCATCATCGACACCAATGCCAAGCATGTCCGCAACCAGCCCGACAACGCCATTATTCTTGACCCTTGGAAGGGTGACCGAAACGACAAGAACCTCGTCAACCTCATTCCCTTCCTCGAGTACATCCACACAATGCAGTATGCCGATGTCCGCAAGGTGATCAAGTCTTTCGACGGCAAGGATATCCCCACCGAGTTCGCCCGTCGTGAGGCTATTGCCCGCAAGGAGTTCCAGGCCAAGCAGCTCGCTCACAAGCATAGACATGGCTCTGGTGTTGGTGCCCTGGGCAGCATGCTAGGCCTCAACCCCAGCAACATGAACATGATGGTGTCTCCCGACGGCGAGCAGAACCCCGCTGAGGCTTTCGCCCAAGGCAAGATGTTGCAGGACGTTGCCCGTGAGCGTGGCCAGAGGAACTACTTggagcttgagaagcagaTCCGCGAGAACGGAGAGAAGTGGctcaaggaagaggctgcgATGATGGAGGCTGCCCAGAAGGAGGCCATGAACAGCATGATGGGCTCTTTCGGAGGTTGGTTCGGTGGGAACAACCCacccgagaagaaggccTAAGCACGAGAGTGATGAGCGAGGTGCAAGCACATCTCCACTAATTAATGTCTtgtaattttcttttttatgtCGGGCTCATGAGAGAGAGCCTGTGATCATAATCATCTTCTGGTTGGGAGACAGATTTATAGAAAAGCATGGTGACGACTTCGGGTTTAGGTAGCATGAGGGTTGCACTGTAAGAGACGACGGACAAGACTTTGTATATTAGGTGTATGTTGGGATTGTTATGTAAAAATATGATGCAAAAAGTTAAAGCAAAGATCATGAAGCTGCTCATACAATTGATGTTTATTTGATGGTATTGCGTCCGGTTGTTTGGAGTTGTGAGGCTGAAAAGTTgcgctagaagcataagagacgacaTTAGTAGGCCAATTTATGCTACATACAACTTCCCTGGGCACCTTGAGACCTGGGGCGCATTGAACCGACGGGCAAACAGacaaataataataactggTCCCTTCAAGATGATGCTGTGGCACAATTGACGATGTTTACATGGCTGTAAGACATAACACAGGCGTGGTGGCTTATTTACCGAGGTTATATCTCACAACTTTCATCCCTTCAACGTAATTCACCACCTTcaaccctttttatttttattcaaAATGTTGAGTTCTTGGATAGTAGGCCTTTGTGCCAGTTCTTTGGCGCATGCACTTCCTGTCTCCGATTACGCCGCTACCAAAGTCCCGCGCCTCATCGTTTTCGGGGACAGCTTCAGCGACAACGGAAACGGCTCTTGGATAGTCAGCAATGGTACATGGCCGGTAGACCCGGCTTATTACAGACATTCGTTCTCGTATGTATGGGCCTTCCTATTGAAGATGTATGTACTGATATATCCTAGAAATGGGCTCAAATGGAACGATCTAGTGGCCAAAGATCTTGGTTTTGAGCTGATTAATCTCGCAACTGGTGGAGCGACGACCAACAACGACTTCGTCGCCGGAGGTACGGGTTCCGAGTCGACGATTTCTGTTCCTTCGGCCGCAGACCAAGTTTTGTCATTCCTATCATGGGATAAGCCGTCAACCGATGATATCTTTGTTCATTGGATTGGCGCCAATGATATCCTGTTTAATACGAGCATTACTGGAGAACAGGTTACGAGCCTGATCAACGAGAATGTCGATAGATTGTATCATGCCGGTATGGTTGCCTAGATTGGTTTTTACTCTTAGATATCACTACTGACCCGAAACCAGGCGCAAAGAAGATCATCCTCGCCAACTATCTCAAAGCCACAACCTTCCCAGCAACTTACAACTCGCCCGATTATGACATCCCTAGCGTCGAAGTATACAGTAGCGATCTCACACAAGGCCTCAAAAACATTGCTGCCGCTTATTCTGCCTATGCTCAGACAGCTGTGGTCGACGTGGGAGGCTTGTTCAAAGATATAACCTCAGATCCCGAAGCTTATGGATTTGAGGATAAGTATCTGAACCCGCCCACAGCGTGTCTTACTGGTGTTTACACGAGCGAGGGTATACCACGGCACTTGTGTAGTGATCCAGAGAAGCATGTGTTCTTTGACTCGTATCACCCTGGGAAGGAAGTGCATGCGTTGATTGCGGAGTTGTTTGAACAAAAGATTCACCAGATGTCGGTCTGAGACACCTGGGTATTTTTGAAACAGTGCTATAACCAGCCAACTATCTGTTGTGTTGGTTCTTCCGTCTTGGATGCTTCGTGACATCAGATACAGAACTAATATCTCAAAGTTGCTATGTTAACCTTACGTTCTTCAGAAATAGTAATACTCAAGCTTGATTTGTTTCGTGTAACGTCATAACTCTTGCATCAAGTCCTTTTGCCGTGGATACTGCTATGTATATGATACTGTGAGATCGTTTAGATATAGTTTTGGAGCTCTCACCAGCTTTGAGGCATGACACAAGACGATGGATGTGTAGTTCAAAGGGCATGCCGGAAGAGGTGATCAGAAGTTTTGATTCTTTATGGAGTAGTTCATCCATACTTACTTTAAAATAGATATATTTGGGCATGGGTCGGTATAGAAAGGTACCACCAACGGATTGTATCTGGCAAGACGATTTTGAAAGAGCAAACGGCTACGATAGTGTCATCTTGTGCTGGCATGTCCGCACATATCTACCTACATTTCATCTACCGACCAGAACCTTCCACTGTCAAGAGATTCCATATTTCTTGAAATGGCTTATCCAAATATGATTTTGTCTAATACTTCAACAAAATTTCTCACCAAGCCCTTCGTAACAATGAAATACTCATCGCCAGTGTCATGAATCTACTTTGTGTTTAATGTAAAGTCTTGTATCATTTACACGACTGGGCCTTTGCGCATCAGCACAGACAGTACATACCAGGACTTCAAGCTTGTACTTGCCTTATTGAAACTCACTTACTGCGTGAATGAATCTTGTTCGAGGTTGAAATAGGCTTGGATCCTGCAGCCGTTTGTAGAGGTGTCGTTTGATGGCTGTACTACGCCACAGGGCAGCGTCGTCCTGACAGGCTTGGCTTAAGCTTAACCACCAGAAGACTGCACCGCAGAACTGGCTCAACCTAGAGTTGTGTGCTATTGGTCAAAAatatcttttcttttcttttcttttcttttactaCCCTAATCATAGGGCTGACGCTTCAGGCATCATCAAGGGTCTCATGGTGGTGCCCAAGGGCGGTCTTAGCTAGGTAGGGAGACGTTGGGCATGCGCTAACTGAGTGGCTTGACGCAATCCAAAATGTAAAAATGATGCTCAAGATATTATTAGAAGTCACTGAGTGAGCATTGTTGAAACTTGTAACAGCAATCATCAATGCGTTGTGAGAATTCGGGGTCGCCTTATACACTAAGGCTGCAGTATAAGCGCGAGGCGGCTATTTGAACAAGATGGGGCTCAAAGCAGTGACTTTATTTATGTCAGTGCATCTAATGCTAATTTACATCAATTTATTTAGTAAAAAAACTAGTTCAAAAAGACCCTGAATATCTTATGCTTAGAGATTGAATGATTCTCGTGGGTGCCGATCATTTGGCTTGAGGATTGGTCTCCTGAAAGATCGCATTCCAGCAAACGAACATCACTACCaagaacaaccaacaaccGCGACGTGAACGCCTTGTTGATGCAATCATTTACGAAAACAACGTCAATATTGTCACAACATTTGCCTGGTCCATCAAACTTGAGTGAGGCTCGCCTAATTCCCCTTGAAATGGGGACTAACCAATTGCAGGGAAAAGTCATGGCTTGTTTAATTTCGTCTGAAACATCCCTGCCAAATATCCCCCATCTTCACTTGAACCtcgctctctctctctttcttcaagGGGGACCCGCCCCGACCGATTCGTCTCATCTCGACTCCTTAAACCTCTGCGGCCGCCAACTCTCTTTTCTAAAACTGGGCTTTGACCAATCGTTCCTTTTTACTCCCCCACTGAACGGATTCTCTCTATGTGAGAGAGAGGCGCGAACATGGCAGTCGACGACGCTACCTATACTCATCACCTTCACCACCGCGGGTCGGTAGACCAGCTGTTTGAGCTGGTGGAGGGTCTCGATGACACCCAGATTCACTCTTTACTGGAGGATTTCAATAATACCGTCACGAGCAATGTTCCTGTCTCTCATGGCATCGAGTTTTTCGAACACCCGAGCTCTATGACAAGAGCAAAGACTACACCCACGACGACGACGGCGACGAcgacagcaacagcagaacCCACAAGATCTTCTTCTATTCGCAAGAGCTTTAATAAGCTGCCTCGATTGTTTACGCGCTCGCCGAGTAAGAGATCTGCCTCGGCACCAATACAGCGTCCTCAGACTGGTTTGCCGCCTGCGACCCGACACTACCGACGAATCAGTCGACCTGTGCTGCCGACACTTACGAATGGCCCAGATCTGGACGCTTTACTATCAGCCTACCTATCGCCTGCACCACCTTCAACCTCGCACAAGACCATCTCTCCATCGAGATCGATATCCAGCAGCTCTACTTTGAGCATCGAAGCGGAAGACTCGGGCGTTGATTCGCTGGCCCCCTTGGTTTTTGGCAGACCACAAAGGGAGGAGAGCCCTATGGGCGATATTATGGAAGTGTTGTCTTTCTAAACAGCGAATAATTATCCCATGGCGATGCGAATTACTGCaagcaaacaaacaaacagcACACCATggacttttcttttttgtccCCCCACACACTATCCCACTATCGCTAGGCTATCTGCACTGTCCCGTTAGCTTTGCTTTTAACCATAGGCTCGGCGTTTTTTATTCCTTCTGTTCTATACGATCATTGTGGAGGCGTTTTCTTAATGCTGCTTTGCTAGTCAGGTACTAGTCTAGACTgtcacacacacacacacactcaCTTACTGAAGATGGATGTTACACGAGAAGGGGTCCACTTCTTATTTTATTGTTGTCATGTTTGTAGATGAAGATGTACAATTCATTGCAATCAACTAGTCTACCTACTACTTATTCTATTATACCCATTCGTTTTCTTTGCAAACTCTGGTCGTCTTGACTCGTTGTTATTATCACTGTTATTACTACGCCCATCGTCATTTCGTGAGCTTGCTAGCACTGGAGGGTCAGTGGGGCAACGGGATCCCTTGGAAATGGCCTAGACCTACCAGATGTTGTTTCCACTGGTGGATGGTGGCTTGTCTTCCATGTCCTCGGTATCAGAAAAGAGTGGCTATTGGAAGCACAAGGGACGAAACTATTAATTCAATTTATGCCATTTATGCCATGGTATTAGGTATCTTTGCACCCTAAAGCGTTGAGATGTGTACCTAATGCGCATACCCCAGTTTGGAGATATCAAGACCCACTTAAGACTGCTGTTGCCTGCCCGCTGTGTCTGCCTAACTTGTAGCAACTGCACCTTCATGGCTGTTATCAACAGCTATTTTCCCAGCACAGATAAGACTCTAAAGTTTATCTAGTCTTTTCAATCGAtcaagagaaaagaaaggtgAGCATTAGAGCATGCCCAAATGTGACCGGAAACTCTACTAATCATGGTACTGCATTTGCTGACACCTGCTCTACAGTCCTTCGACGTTGAAGAAAGCTTGATACTGCTTGTTTGAGAGACGAAATATTCCCGTCTCTTTatttcatcttcatccgAACATTAGGCTGTCTATCATAACTACCTATCATGAGCTTCCGGCCCCCGACAATGTCCGAAGACTTTTCCGTTGACCTTGTTGTCAAATACAACCGAGACCTGACCGATCAGATCAACAACTTAATCGAGCCTGGGGATGAGCAGATCAAACAGATATTGGCTAACATATGTCACAACATGGTGCGTTTTGCTGGTTATCAGGGGCTAAATAACCCTCTGGAGACTATGAAACTTGGTGTTTGGTCGAGTTTTTTTACTCCTATCAAGACTTTGATGAACGTGCCGCATCCGCAAAGGAACTTCGTCACTGCCCGCATGGTCCTTTATCTCGGATCTTTGATCCACCAAACGTTCGATGACCAAGTGTATCCCCACAAAAACAAGGCAAAAGGGGAGGATAACGCTCTTTCCAACTTCTGCATCAATCTGGATGATGCACTGCTTAAACCTTTGAAGAATATATGGAAAGACAGTAAAAACTCCGAAGATTTCAAGTGGGCCTTTGCCGGTGACGATATTGTTTTGGAACCTTGCCATACGGTCATCAGTGCTCATGAGCTCGAAGTCGCACTAGCTCTCTCACCCTCCGAGAGGTCCCGATTGTCCGAAAAGCATGGTGAAAGATTCTATTATCAGGAGGATGCCATGGCCGAGCCTAAACTGTTCAAGGATCCTATGCCAAGATGGGATTGTGGCCAATACAATGCTGACCTCTTATGGACTTCTGATGGTTCTGACGGACCAATTCGACTAGAATTCTGGTATGACAAGTCAGAAGATCATGACACGGTCTGGGATAAGCATATCCCCTTGTTTCGCCGATCCAAACAATTTTGTCTCGATGCACGTCAAATTTGCGAGGATGAGTTGGGTAAACAAGTGCGTATCCAACTCAACGAAATCATGAAACAACACAAGGTGCCCCGGGAGGTACATTATCAAATTCTGCGCTACCTTCCTTACCGCGAGCCATTGCCATACATCCAGAAGCTCGATCTCGCGGCAGCCTATGGACCTTTTCCATGTCCAAAAGGCCTTCGTTGTGCGAGCTGCCGGGACTTGTCAGGGTGGTCATCGCTGAGTCGAACCTGCCCGAGCCGCAGCATGTGGATCTGGAACCTACCACTGCGCTGTTTTAATGTCTTTCATTACGATCAATATTGGGGCTGGGCACTGTGTGCTTACGGTACTGAGTGTAAAGGTCATCACCATGGTCATGATTCGAAATGGATTGTTGGAAAAGATCCCGAATTTACCTTATACATAGAGAAGGAAGCATTGAAAGCAAACGATGAGTTCGTATCCTTAGACCAGGCTGGCCTTGGCCCTGCTCAAAAGATCCGACTCGATCACAAGGACAATATGGCTCGATATGATCAATTCATAAATCATGGGGTGGTGTACCGAGACACATACGATGACTGGGTGATGACTGGCGGCCTTGGTGGTTTGATAGATTCCATGCTCCATGGAAGAGTGTTGGCTAATGCTTCAACTGACACTGACACGCGTGACCGTCGTGATCGGAGGATACGTCCCAAACTGCCCGTTAAATGGGCACTTGGACGCCGCCTGAGGGATCAGGAAGATGCCTATAGGGAAATTCAAAATCTCCATGACTGGCCTGGATGTTGCGAATGGTGTCATTTGTAACTCTACTTACTATTGCGTCTCTATGTCCTCCTGGGCCGTCTGGTTCACCCCCTAATGTCAACACGACCGCAACAGCCGAAGTATGCGAAATTCCCATGATTCAGGACGTCTTAACCACAGACAATCCCACGGCAGACGTTTTTAACGGACCAGGTACGCAGGTCAACCAATATAGCCTTATCTGCTTgagataaatataaacttcAGGAGTTAAGCTTTAACTTGACGAGAAAACCAGCTGGCCCTTTGAcaatatagaatattatgGTGCATTTAGAGCCATATTTAAACCTGGAATACGGATGACACTATAGATTATGTATAGAACTTGGACATTCTCGTCTCATTATCTAGATAACCGAGTTGAATACAAGGGGAATCTCGTTGGAACTATGGCTTAACAGACGCTTCTTCTACCACATGCCCATCTCAGGGTTCAGTCATTGCTGTATATGAGAATGGGCAACTGCTCTGATagaaatagtttatatattcACATTGGAAGAGTTACTTATTGTTAAATAACCTGTTGTAACTTATTATCGATCTTAAGAAAATGCAAATATAGCAGTTACTGTTAACATATATGCAGCCTTAATCTATCTTTAGGGGGATTGCTGATAAAGTTTAACTCTACGCAGCATTATTGTTAGTTAACCAGGACGTCTATTATGTGGCGTCTTTTATAGCCGAAACATGAAACAGAAAGTCATTTGAGGATTAAGGGTGCTCTTCTCACCAAGTCTAAAGCGCTgatcttaagtaataatgCTAAGTCATGGCTATGGCATGCCCTGAAGAGCTGCATTCATACTGCCAACAGATGTCTGAGCTACCAAGTACAGAGCATGCAACCAAGACACCCAGGGCTTCCCTTTACATGAATAGGCTCATAAAGTGAAACCGGAGCATGTGAGAAAACGCACCACTTTCCAAAGAATAACCTGACAATTCTTTATTAGCTATTCCATTGTCTATCAGAGTATTTCGGCTTCATCTCGTATCAAAGCACTGATCATCTGCTAATCCGATAGAGGCAACTGGATATTGAATTGTGGAAAAAGCCAAAATTGGCCCGAAGCGAGCCGCGTCTAGCAAACACAAAGCGAGCCTCGGTCGATGGGGTATAAcgtaatttatatatacaAAACTCCACCTCTTGAAAATATTTGATAAAAAATTGCTCTGTATCGATGAACTTTTACGTACATTATCATGGGGGCAAGATCGTGGCCTGTTGAGTCTGTTCTTTGGTCTGGGGATTCTCTTCTTCCCCAGAGCTTGGCGCTTTTAACCTGATGtgatttatatataagacaAGTACTTTATTCTGACCTGTTTCTTATTCTTTTGATCAGCTTCAAATATCGTAAATACTTATCATGGATTCAATCACACCACATTCAAAAGCTGCAAAAGACAGTCTGCACCCCGACCAAATCGCCCGCATCGACCAAACCTATGACCAAGCCCCCGGCACAGTCACCGAGTTTGAGAAACAGAAAACCGCTGAAGGTGAAGCTCACTTCCGTCGCCTCGGATGGAAACGTCTCGCCGTAATTCTTATTGTTGAGGCCATCGGCCTGGGAACGTTCAGTCTCCCTGGTGCCTTTGCAACACTCGGCATAGTTGCAGGTGTTTTCTGTTGTATCGCGCTTGGTTTTATGGCCATATACACAGCTTGGATCATTGGAAAGATTAAAATCTTGTATCCGTCAATCCAACATTATGGAGATATCGGTGGCTTGCTTATGGGCAGGTTTGGAGAGGAGTTATTTGGAGCCATGTATGTGCTTCAGTTAATTCTCATCACCTCCTCGTTTGTCCTCACTGGTAGCATTGCCTTGAATATTCTGGCCGATGGCAAGGTGTGTGGTCTTATCTTCAGCGCGGTATCAGGGTTCATGTTGTTTATCCTTGCTGTCATGCCTTCTTTTGCAGAGGCTGCCATCCTTGGATACATCGATCTCGTGTGCGTCATGACCGCCATTGGTATCGCAGTTATCGCATCAGGTGTAGATGCTGCGAACCAACCTGGAGGTCTGGGAGCTTCAGACTGGTCAGCCTGgcctgatcctgatgcgactTTCAAAGATGGCATGGTGGCTATCTGCAACATCATCTTTGCCTACTGCTTCGCCATGTACATGACACCTTTCATGTCAGAAATGCACACCCCAGAGGACTTTATGAAATCCGTTTGGACACTTGG is part of the Fusarium poae strain DAOMC 252244 chromosome 4, whole genome shotgun sequence genome and encodes:
- the TIM50 gene encoding mitochondrial inner membrane protein required for protein import (TransMembrane:1 (i158-178o)~BUSCO:26337at5125): MLSRVAQASRLGLMTARLSQPVASPSLRAIPATAPHFASPWLRSYSKRSSGQPPKDSKQKPSKAQNDTEAAKTPEKPAENDVNKASEQSPDAPKEGEQIPFHKLPDLTQGIPSTLFEEMGGDKKKEQQALQELEEAESKGGERDRSEYVSTSERNRKWWTRFMLTATAAGGTLSLLYMGRNWEDNIEAERHSDIPNGPGPGLWWKRAKARMTESVTYYQEPAFEKLLPDPDPTFERPYTLCLSLDDLLIHSEWTREHGWRIAKRPGVDYFIRYLSQYYELVLFTSTPYATGEPVMRKLDPFRLILWPLYREATKFEDGEIVKDLSYLNRDLSKVIIIDTNAKHVRNQPDNAIILDPWKGDRNDKNLVNLIPFLEYIHTMQYADVRKVIKSFDGKDIPTEFARREAIARKEFQAKQLAHKHRHGSGVGALGSMLGLNPSNMNMMVSPDGEQNPAEAFAQGKMLQDVARERGQRNYLELEKQIRENGEKWLKEEAAMMEAAQKEAMNSMMGSFGGWFGGNNPPEKKA
- a CDS encoding hypothetical protein (SECRETED:SignalP(1-17)~CAZy:CE16), which translates into the protein MLSSWIVGLCASSLAHALPVSDYAATKVPRLIVFGDSFSDNGNGSWIVSNGTWPVDPAYYRHSFSNGLKWNDLVAKDLGFELINLATGGATTNNDFVAGGTGSESTISVPSAADQVLSFLSWDKPSTDDIFVHWIGANDILFNTSITGEQVTSLINENVDRLYHAGAKKIILANYLKATTFPATYNSPDYDIPSVEVYSSDLTQGLKNIAAAYSAYAQTAVVDVGGLFKDITSDPEAYGFEDKYLNPPTACLTGVYTSEGIPRHLCSDPEKHVFFDSYHPGKEVHALIAELFEQKIHQMSV
- a CDS encoding hypothetical protein (TransMembrane:11 (i57-76o82-103i134-159o165-186i193-212o239-261i273-294o314-335i356-375o387-408i420-443o)) — its product is MDSITPHSKAAKDSLHPDQIARIDQTYDQAPGTVTEFEKQKTAEGEAHFRRLGWKRLAVILIVEAIGLGTFSLPGAFATLGIVAGVFCCIALGFMAIYTAWIIGKIKILYPSIQHYGDIGGLLMGRFGEELFGAMYVLQLILITSSFVLTGSIALNILADGKVCGLIFSAVSGFMLFILAVMPSFAEAAILGYIDLVCVMTAIGIAVIASGVDAANQPGGLGASDWSAWPDPDATFKDGMVAICNIIFAYCFAMYMTPFMSEMHTPEDFMKSVWTLGSVEIFIYTLTGSLIYVFVGKDVASPALESLPGVLPKVAFGVALPMVFISGAIGNTVTAKYVHLRFYRNSIVRFVNTPKGWVTWLLTLAGITIISWVLGEAIPFFNDLLSLSSALFVSGFILYFPAVMWYKLICRGKWYARENILHAVACIFTFFFGLLVLVGGTYATAMDIQHHYEIGAFRTPFSCEA